The stretch of DNA CTCGAATTTGCCGCGCTCCATTAGCCAGCGTGGACTTTCAGGAATGACAAAGAAATAGGATATCGTCACCAGGGATATCCCGGAAAAAATTAACTGCATCGTGACCCAATCCCTGGAGAGGTAAGCCACAGCAGTTAGAATTATGGCACCCACATTCCAACCTGCAAAGAAACGGAAACATCTCCAGCGTCTCTCTCTCAACCTTGGATTCAGTTGCATTACCCAAATTCATGACAAAGCCAGTAAGGCCACGCCTAGACTTGATGGAAATCTCCGTAGTAATTACGAATAGGGCAACCCATGTGCCATGAATGGTTCCTCCCACGAAGAACCTGGCCAAAATGAACGTCAGGTAGGATTTGGTGGCGAAGCACGTGGCGAACGTGGCAATCACATGTATCGAACTCAGCGTGAGAACGATGGTCCTCCTTCCAAGACGATCTGACAGGAACCCACTGAAAATCGTGGTCAACATAACCTTTGGAACAGAAAGAAGCAAAGATCACCCACCCTCGTTACACTAAGGCTTAAGCCGAGAAATTCGGAAGATCACTCACCCCAGCCATGTAAGTACTGCTCACTAAAGGTAAAAGAGGTAGTCTGGCACACACCAGATTGAAGTGAGTCACGATGGAGCGGGTCATGATGTTCCGATCGTATGAAAAAGTCTGACAATCCATTCCCGAGGGGTCGAAACATGCCGGCTCGTTGACAAATAACTACGAGTAAACAGTTGTGCACATCTAAATACATGCTTTCCCAAGAAATGGATTTGATCCTTGGACTCCTTCCCTTGGCAACATAACTGGTGAAAACGGGACCTCGGCCGAGCAAATACTGGACAAGCCACGGCACGAATATTTTCGTGCTTTTCTACGAAGTGTTTTCTCCCCTCGTGAATTAAATGAGGTTCAACCCTGTGTATGTTGCTTCCGTGAAGGATCCATTGAGAATGAAACGGGTATTTCTAGGTTTGTTTGCAAATCTTTACCGATGATATTGAGGTGTCGTTGGACGGGCTCTCTGATACGTAAGATGTCCCATTTGAGTCACTAAAGGAACAACGAGCAAACGTCAATTCGTATTCTATTTCCATGGCCATCGAATCGGCAGCTCTCATGATTCGTTGTACTATCCTCCTCCTGAAGATTGCTCCTTGGACACTCGCTTACCTGGGTGTGCACTCAAATCGGGGAGAAAAGGCCAGGAAGATGGGCGCTAAATGGTTGCACGCACTCACGATAGATGCCACCGAGGCTAGGAGCAGAATTGACACCTGATACTTTCCAAAACCTCCAATGTCCACCAAAATGATCTCAAAGATGGCGTTTTTGTCACCACGCTCGACGATGGTCTCTAATGTGGGCACTGGGAGCACGGATTGTCGTCGAGGCTGTGAGAAGGCTTTCTCGTCTCGTAAGTGTTGTTTCATCCTTCATTCGGGGAGATCCTGCCCCCACGTTGTTGACAATCTGAATGACATCAAGACCGTGTTGTTTCATCGACTTGGTTCATTCACTCACCATCATCGCCCGTACAGCCAGCATTACGGTCGATGGGTCGGTCGGTCcgttggtcggtcggtccgtccgtccgtccgtccaatCAATCGTCCATGCGTCGGTCCATGCATCGCGCTAGCACTTCGAGTACTACAGTACATATACACACATACTCACACTCACCCAATCCATGGTGTGTGCATTCAGTAGCTCTGGACAGTGCGGATAGAATTCATACGTTTTACAGTGTCAAGAATGTGAAACAGGTTTTCCGAGTTCACACCGTCACGGGGCAAACTCTAAGCACACCTATTCCACACAGTCAGTGGCTCCCTTAGTCTAGGGGATTACACTTCACGATCCTGGGCCACTTCTGGTATTGTCAGGATATTCAATGGAGGGGTCTACTACTgtactactgctactactactactactactactattattactattactactacggGTACTTCATTCGTATAAAGCCTGGAGTACAAATGGCTCGATCAAGGAGCACTCTGTGGCGCCTGATGCCTTCATCCAAGTGTACCATCATGAGGGTCGACTTTTTATCGACTGAACTAATAGAAAAAGAGGCTGCGGAATTCATTGGGTTTTATTTTCTTAGTCTCGAGGAGCAAAGGACTGCAATGGAGTTCTTTTCATCCTTGAGGTCTTCCACCCCTTGGGTCAATGGTTGACTTTTGGTCTCGGGCATGAAGAGGAAGACGGCTGCGGCCAGAACAAGGAACATGCCAAAGACGGCCGGAGGCAGACCACGGTGGGTCTCTCCGCCCAAATCCACCACAAAAGGGGCAAGCAAGGATCCAAACTGCAATATCGTCGTCCTCATGATTATCGTCATTGCTCATTGGCAACTTAGTTCTTACATACATGCTTTTAGCGTTGTTCAAAAGCACGCCTACGTTCGAGACGTTAGTGTCACCCACCTTGCCGAAGCTTTCAATGAGCGAGAATACTGAATTCCTCACGTCCGTAGAGAATACTTCCGCCGTGTACGTGTTGAGCAGAAAGAAATTGGATGTGATCAATGCCTGGCAGACGATCAACCAAATCCCCCTTGTCAACGAGAGGGACTCGTCCAAAAACAGGAATGCGATACAGAATCCCCCACTTAAGCCACACAGCAAAAACAGGGTTATGGTTCGTCTCATCTGGTGGAAGTTCGGATCAGTGAATCTTTAGTGATAGGCCTCAATCAGGTTTGGTGCGAATGTAGTAGTACGTAGTAAAAATCTTGCGCTAGGGAAGCACGTAAGAACTGCCTTGCCTCATGTTAATAACGAGAGCAATTAATGAAAATGGCTAATCAAACAAGACACCAATGTCATTCTCAAACAGCTTCAGTTTTGGGCAGAATGGGTGCCCAAATGAAAGAGGTATAGCAACTCACCTCGGCGTAGAAAGCCACGAGGACACCAATGGTGACAATGACGGTCGCTTCTTTAATGATTGTCAGACTAAAGATGTCAAAGGCCACTAGTTTGGCCGAGAAATGAATACCGTACGATGCCATTCCAATGGCAAACCAAGGAATCGACATCAGAGCAAATCGTTTGACGAGTTCCTGATTGCGAAGCAACTCGGCTATCCTTTCCTGGGCTTGTTTCAAAAACGATCGAAATGAGCCGTCCTTCAAAAAGCCTTGGTCTTGTTCAATGAGAATGCTTTCACTGACAGTCCGAACCATGTCCAGCTTTTGTTGCATTAACTCGAGAACGGTAGGATCATTCACCCCATTGGCCTTGGCGATCCTGAAGTAGACATTTTCGGCCTCAATGAACTTGCCCTGTCTCAAAAGCCACCGGGGCGACTCAAGAACCAAGAAGTAATACGAAACCATGACGAGAGACATGCCGGCAAAGACCCATTGTAGAAGGTGCCAATCACGCAAGAGGAAAGCCACAGTGGCCAAGAAGATCGTGCCCAGATTCCACCCAAAGTTCAAGACCCCCCCGGACACGCCTCTCCGACGCTCCACGGTCAGTTCCGAGGCCAGGACAAAAAAGGCTGACCAACTGGCGTGAATGGAACCCCCTACAAAGAATCGCAGGACCATGATTCCCACATACGATGAGGAAACCAGAATCGTCACGAAGGCCGAGAGGATGTGGAGAGCACCGAGGAACAGGATTACTTTCCGTCGTCCAAAATGATCCGAGAGAATCCCTCCTGCCCCATTGAACACCACTATCTATGAGATGGAAATTGATGTGATGTGACGTGAAAGCATTGTGATCGGCACTTGACATAAATACACTATAACCTGCTTACCCCTGCCATATAGACTCCGGTGAGAGTGGGAAGCAAGTAGAGGCGATCGCAAACCAGATCAAAGTCGGTCACAAAAGTACGGACCATCGTGCTCTCGTCAAACTCATGGGTCAAGCATCGGTCCGAGCAATTGGATGAAAATGTCTGAAAATAATTGGAGCGGGGATAAGGCCCACATGTGGTTGAAAATATGATTGGCTTCTAACCGACACTTCGTCCGGAGATTTCAGTTGACATCCGTAGTTTTTGGTTACCTTCCTCCTACatatatatagagagagaTAAATATCTAAATACTATATATCTAGgggaggaaagaagaaaaactcgATCtatcctcctctttctcggtCCTTCGCCAAAAGCAACTCTTTCTATGTTAGAACGTGCTCTAAGTGGAGTTCATTGTCATTGGAAACCAGAGAAAATCCCAGCTCATCAAGTTTTTCCCGTCATATCAACATCCTACCATTTGCAGATTGGCTTAAATTTGTTCCCGATCGATTTGTATTCTTGTAATCTTGTGATCTTGTAACTTGCATTCTGGTTTATACCCTAATCTGATAGTTTTAATTTCGACATTCTGTCATCTTCTTAATATATTTTATCATAGTTTTTCATAATTATTCATCCCATACATTGTACAATTCACTTATACGTAACAATGCCATTACTCTTTATACACCAAGAAGGTGGTTGGAGTGGCAAAAGCTATTAACAATAAAAATACCACTCAATCGCAtttctctttgaaaaaaaaccagcaaAAAGAGTTTTCATGACCAACCTTTACTGACGTGGTTCTCGGGTCTTACCACTAGACACAATGGTTAAAATGGAAATTGTggtgcaaaaaaagagaatgtgAATTTTTAATATGAACCAAAAATGTATCAAGCCATAAAATCAAACTTGTTTCATAAGATTTTTTAAgccagaaaaatgccaaaatgtatCTGGTTATTGCTCTAGAAACTTGATAAACCTTTTTAACCGTAGTATAGAGGTACTAAGCAATGACGCAACTGATCAAACTTACCCAAAATAAATTGCTTACTCTTAGACAAATATCAAACATGGCCTATGGCCATATCATAAAAGACAAGGTCAGTAGAAAGTCAACTTTGGAAAGAAgcagtttaaaaaaagagtcATCTTAAACATTCAATCTCGATGATTCAACGAGGTAGTTCCAAAACCTAGGTTCAAGCCTAGGGCCATTATTTATCCTGTGAGGCCTAACAACAATCAAAATGTTCGGTtgcattgacaaaaaaggctgaaatgaGATACGATGTATCATCAACCTTCCactgaagaacaaaaatacACTGGCTGCCTTAAGCCAACAAAAGCCCCAAAACTATTTGCCAATGTGCTTTTCGAGATCTTAGAGATTAGCTTACATCAGCCAGTCAGGGCAGGGTTAATAAGTATTTACTAATTTCCTGGTTATCATTGGATTATTCTGTTCCTAACATTCCTGTATCACTTAATTCACACTGATTTGCTGTTGAATTTTGAGCCTTCGAAACCTTAAACCACCAGTCAGTTTGACGGGAGGAGGTAACTATAAGATGATTGAGTAAATCAAACTAGTTTGTCACTCTTTATCATTCGATATCATGTAAGCGCACTTTTTCCCGTCATTTACCTCATCCAATGTCAGGTTTTGGTCGAGGGGGGCCACTGGGGATGAGTTGCCACATCGAAATCGAGGTGAGAATGAGACGAAAATGGCTCCCAAATGATTGCAACTGCACAGTATAGACAAGATCAGTGAGATGACCAATTGGAACACTTGGAATCGACCAAAGCCTCCTGATAGTTCCAGAATGTCTTCTAAATGTTGATTCTGTTCTTCTCGGCTGATCTTCAATGGATCTCGACTCTTCTCAATGGGAGCGTCCGCCATGTTTTCATGTCAACTCATGGAGACTAACATGCACTCTCGTTTTCAAGCTTATGAGTCGATGAGTCCTTGATTTATAAAAACTAAAGGAGCCCTGAAAACGGTGGTCCATCCAACACAATCCAAGGCATGGTTGCCTAATCTCCCCATCCAATGCCAGAGGTACTTGACTTGATCGTGGATGGTACTGGTTCATGTCATGTACCAACTGCGCACAAGACAGAGATAAGAGCGGTTGCTCCTAGCTTTAAACCAGAGGCTTGCCAAGTTCAGTGCGTTGGTTTTGAAGTAGACGGATTTGAGGCTGAGCCCAGAGGCACATCTTGTCGCTCTTGAGGCAGGTTTGATGTGCTTACTGCCATGATTTTCAGTGCCTCCTCTGTTTAATACTTTACCAATTGACGTAACACTTGCTTGAGCCACTTGGCCAGGAAATACAGCATCACTTGGGAAAAGtcataaaaaaggaaaggcAAACATTTTTAATGACGAATCAAGTTTTGCAGAGCAATTTTTCAGGTAAAATGATCTTTTGCCTTACATAAGCATATGTTGATGACATACAGTAAAAATTGGATACAAGAGCAGCTTTGGAaccgtgaatttctgctcttatatccgatgtgctcttatatccgacGCTCCAGTTCCGCGGCTCCAGAGGTTAAAgctataatttgatgtagttttacggtCTAAACAAAAAGcagccataaaaatcgaggaaaatgacacaaaatgcaaggaggacAGTGTGTTGGTCgtatgtttacgcaccaaatacgtaATTAATTTTtcacagaattacatactggctatgaagtttgaaaaaaaaccaagggTTTTCCACaggaagcacgtttgactcaTAAGtttgtggcagcttcggtcaggcttatcttggacagcttgtcaaaatcggcaaggaacttttgcctctccttgatggaaaaggTGGTTCTCTatgtttttatgagaaagcggctgaaaacttgcctttataaaatggcttaaccagtgtccatcgaaaacttcattgtggagggcgggaaataaaagaaaaatactttgccaccttcaattctgctcttatatccgatgtggcctaaaattttgtgctcttatatccgatgctgCTTTATTATACTTTACTATAcaatttgattcggggattcactatcctgctcttatatccgatgctcttatatccgatttttactgtgCCCAAGTTTatgaaaattggttttttttttttaattttatgcACAATAATTGTCCAATTTGAGCATTAGATTGATCGGGAGTTTCATGAGCAAAATACCCGAATTTGACTTCAGAATAAAAGACGAATTCACCTATCATTGTTCTAGGGGATGTGTGAGACCAACATTTAATGCTCGTTAAAACAGAGATGGCTATGAAAGTCAATGATATAACATAATTTTAAATTGCTCtgtttcctttgaaatcaTGTTTGAACCAATGtgttatgttttgttttgagaagCTGATCATGTTTTTAGATATTGAACCTTCAGCAAACTATTCCTATCCACAGAATATATTCTCAGCTTGGCCTTAAAATAAAGGAtgtaaaatgcaaatatattGCAACAATCAAAATCTGTCACTTTTGTTTTCGGCCCTCAATCAAGGATGGCAttatcactggacagagacaaACATTTGGGTTACACTGCGAGTCCCAACCCGATTGATCAAATAATGTCTCCTTCATTCGACTTGAGCCTTATTTTGCAAATAACTCTTcagccaattttgagctctgTCGACAGTTTGTGTCAAAAGCAATAAGCTCTTAAAACTGAACAGAACGGGGGCAATAAATGAATGAGATATCGAGAGTTTACTAAGATCCTGCCCAAGGTGTACTGGCTCCTTCATAGTTGCTAAACTTCCAAATAGGCCATGAAAGCAGACAGACAGGTGTCAGTATTTCAACAAGTATAATTTGCAATGCAACAATAACTATACGTAGATGATTTTAGGTCAATGCTTGTGCACAAGCCATTTTAGACATGTTTATGGCACGGACAATACTTATACGAGATGACGTTCAGCAACAACCCAACAAACACAACTGATATTGCTCTTAAAATGTTGAGTGTAGTATGTACCAGTGAGTCCCGTGAAAATGATATCATGCTTCTTTCGATATGTCTTTTTTCTATTCAAACTAGaattgaaccattttgaatttgccaaaaataataTCTAATGTCCAGTCAAATTCCATAACATTCTGACTAGCCGTTCGATCGTTACGTTAGAAAATGAGATAATTCCTGCTCTTTGATTTACAGtaattccatttcattcaacaGAGCTTCGGGTTTGATCCATGCAAATTATACTCCAACCAATAGCATGCTTTTAGTGAGAACTGTACAAGTTTATGATTAAAATTACTGTTGAAGCCTATATTTTAGGGCTAACCAAATCCATCAACTCCGGTTTGTTGGCCGATCAGATATGAAATGAATTTAGTTCAAAAGATAAAAGATAAGTTTTTTCTCGAACCTAGTCTCATTCTCAGTTGCGCTaaggaagtccaaaaaaaGCCAGTTCGACTTTGACAGATAATAAATTGAATATAGAGCCAAGTTTCTCACCGTTCTTCCAAGTCGTTCAAtcgtttgaagagaaaattaTGATGTTCTTTGTCCAGTATGAGCTCTCTTATAAATTTTGCAATGAACTAAAATACTCATCTATACATAGAGTTGCTAATTCATCACATCATCGAATAAGATGCTGTGGAAAACACTTTGTCACAAGTATGAAGCACACAATAATTAACCTTTGAAAAActggcaaatgaaaaaatacattttgcaaGAAATTCTTCCCTTTTCCTACTTTTTGGAACCAGACTTGTATCATTGGAATTCCAATCACGTGATTATATTTCCAGGTTAGCAATTACATTGTAGCCAATGAAGTTGAGGCATTTCAAGTAATAATATCAAAGTTTATTATTATTGCTAATATGAAGAGCTACATTTGGGAGTACTTCCACTTTCTCCAAACATGACATTTAAAAACGTAATACTGCCAAATTGCCCTGATATGGATGGAGAAATgtgattgaaatgaaactgGATGAATTACAATTACGGAAGTAATTGTAGTTGTGATTAATTGGGTTGAAAGAAGAAGCAAATACACCTCAAATTGATTACGCTGATAACCATTGTCACTGGAAAAGTAGCGCAGTACACTTCAAAAGGAATTGACACAGGTCTACATGTACAGGGATGTGTGAGCTCGCTCATCGTCAAAACGGTGTCACATCTGTTATGGCTCATTGCGATTGTATTCTTCAGTTTATTTATCTTTACAGAGGTAATGTTTCTGTTCGAGTTTAATGGCACCTCGATACTTTATCTAATTTTGCTTCACAATATCATATCACTTGTCGGGCCGGGCGGGCCGACTTCTCACAGGTAATCACACCCGGCAAAAGTGCTTAGGTGAGGAGTATAGATGATTGGTGCACTCAGGAACTTGCACTCTGAAACACAATACTTGTCACGGAAGACCTGTCCAAGAGCATTCGAACTCACCTGTTCACCAAGCACCCAAAGAGCATTATAGTCTGCCTGCTCGTACGTAGATAACGCATCTCCCCAGTCAGACATTGTGGTGATCAATTCTGAACACGGGTAGTTGAAATCAGATACAAATCGCAAAAATGGTGGTTGAATTGCATGCCATGCCCGCCTCTTCGCCATGTCGATTGGTTCACATGGCTTTGGAGGTGATGGACGTGCCATACGAGTACAAGACCATGAACCTTATGGTGGGTGACCATATGACCCCGGAATATCTGAAGGTGAGTGGATTGATCGGGAGGGCTAGTTTTGACAGTAGCCTTGACCAAGGTTCTTTTGCAGCTCAACCCTACTCATAAGGTGCCAATCATCAAGGATGGCGACTTTGTGCTGGGCGAGAGCCGCGCCATTGTGACTTATTTGGCCTCTGTTTACGACAAAACCGGAACTCTTTATCCACAAGATCCAAAGGTCAGAGCCGTGGTGGACCAAAGGCTCTATTTTGATGCGGGAACCATGTATACCTCTTTCCGAGAGTGCTTTGTAAGTGTTAATGGGTAGCGTTGCCTGTTTTGGGTCATTCATGAACACTTCATCATTCATGTGAAACCTCTTTCTGCTGATCTCATAGTATCCCAAAATGTTCTTGGGACAAGACATTCCGGATTCGGCCTTTACCAAAGCTCGAGAGGTTCTATCTTGGGCTCAGGACATGGTGAAGGCCACTGGCTATGCGGCTGGCACCACCCATATGACCTTGGCTGATCTAGCCTTCGTGGCCACTTATAGTACGGCTGAGGCCACGGGAGCGTTTGACTTCTCAGGATTTCCCGTTTGGGACGAATATTTCGCCAAGATGAAGAAAGAGATCAAAAATTACGACAAAGGCAATGGTGATAACGCTAAGGTATTTGGCAACTTTTATAGAAGCCGAGTTGCCACCAAAGCTTAGCCTTTGGCAGACAGGATAAGCCCTTAATCACAAAATAAACCACATGATTCAAATCAACTATCTCGATCCTTGACTCGTGTAGTGTACTAGAGTGTTTTGAGAACCTACAACCTAAGCTATGTTGGTCCGTTTTCCGCCACCGTTAAGAGACACGGCAAAATATGTCTTTAGTCTTTAGTAATACGGTTTCGAAAACAATGGACATCGCCTTCTTTGACAAGAGGGAATGTGTCCGATGACTCCGTGGGCACTGGAGTCAATCCgagtaagggcggctttaccCTACGATGGGAAACCAGGATTGAttctggtttgaggattgaagtggcactagtgctggggcgagtccagcggaggactcgagtctttcactgtactcttgttgaacaaaaagactcatattgcgaaatttaaaccaaataATGAGATATTTCACCCCCCCNNNNNNNNNNNNNNNNNNNNNNNNNNNNNNNNNNATTCTCGCCcaaatccggacttgagtcaTTTAGAATGAACTCGGACTCgggtctggactcgccccaacactagtcctacttccatcctcaaactggattcaatcctggttatCCACCGCAGTGTAAAGCCACCCTAACATTGCCAACTTCATGCACAAGGTCGTTATGCAAGGTCGAATTAATGGCCATAACTAATAAGGAAACGTAGGCATATGAGGGCGTTAATTAtaattcattcaaagttttcaactGTCTTGACTCATTTCTGACCGTTTTATCGTTGTTGATTGGGACTCAGTATGTTACCGGATGGTCAATCTCATCCCTTTGGGAGACTTCGTTCAGGCTCTTCGGACTTGGGTGGGGTGTTGAGATTAGAGGTCGTTTGTCAAGAGTTCTATTGTGTAGAAAAGTTAGAGAAATGCTTTTTGTGCGTTAAACTAAAAGTGAATGATAGGAGGTCTATTGTTGCTTCAATTTGAGCACACCTTTGCGTGGGACGTTTAAGATTAAAATCTTGATATCCGGGCAGCGTACCTTATGTTCGCGCAAGAAACACGAACTGACCCGCCCAACCTCGTCGATTTATTGCTCTTTTCACACTTTTTCAAGTGTCTTTTCCCCCATATCATTGTTTCACTGATGGTGTCACAACCACCTATCCTACGTTTGGGGAGAGTACCTGGCTGAGAGACCATTTTTTGTATTATGTGACCCTATCTCTTCGTGATCGATTTAGTGCGATGTGTTTCATATGTACTTCACTAGTGACGAACTGGAAAACATACAATCTCCCAAAGCACTCACAGTATGTAGAAGGTCTCTCTCGTCTCGCTCTCTTGTACGGCTCTACTACGTACGTGTATACAGTATCAGCAGGGCTGTatgtgtctttctttctctgatGTCTCGTTCTCGCTCATTTCAATCGCCAGATCATGGATAACTTGGATCATCATCAGGAAAGGGAGCAAGGGGGAATGGAACCAGGCTTGGATCCAATGACGTTGCGGTGCTGTGGTGCGCTGCGCTGCGCTGGGCTGCTCTTCCCTTCGTTCCCTCTtgtgtctctctctttggctAACTCGATGTCTCCTCTACTCTTTGACTGACTAGTTTGCTTTTGGTTCTTCGTCGGTTTACCCTTGTTTAACTAGTGGACGAAAAGAGCGGTATTGACCAAAGTTCCCCGAAAGGTGTTGCTCCTCCGAAGTGATAGACTGACATGTCAACGTTAATACTCCAATTGAGTGACAAACGGTTCTTGGGCGTTCATCCAATGTATGCCAGGTCAATGGAATAGGTAAGGACAAAGGTGATTCGCTTTCAGAGAGTTAATCTTCATTAACGCGCTTGAAGGCCCATTGAGTTGTTCAATTGCTCATGAATAACAATTGTTCATGATCCTGCAATCAAGAGTCAATGAGTCTAATCCTATATCAGAGCGTATACGTTCTGGTCGAAACAGCACTGACCAGATTTTTATGAAAGAATAAGCTGTATCCATATGACCCCTGCATTCAAAGGCTAGCTtgtctaccaactcaaatttgttggtagaccaaatatcatgtaaataTTAaagggtaataaatagacgaattataacctgtcattttaatagtactgggaattgCATTCCtctgaaaatccaaaccaaaccaaattaGAAAAAGTATCAATTCTTTGGTTTGAAC from Tigriopus californicus strain San Diego chromosome 3, Tcal_SD_v2.1, whole genome shotgun sequence encodes:
- the LOC131878159 gene encoding organic cation transporter protein-like; the protein is MKQHLRDEKAFSQPRRQSVLPVPTLETIVERGDKNAIFEIILVDIGGFGKYQVSILLLASVASIVSACNHLAPIFLAFSPRFECTPSDSNGTSYVSESPSNDTSISSLFVNEPACFDPSGMDCQTFSYDRNIMTRSIVTHFNLVCARLPLLPLVSSTYMAGVMLTTIFSGFLSDRLGRRTIVLTLSSIHVIATFATCFATKSYLTFILARFFVGGTIHGTWVALFVITTEISIKSRRGLTGFVMNLGWNVGAIILTAVAYLSRDWVTMQLIFSGISLVTISYFFVIPESPRWLMERGKFEEAEVVLRKIAKYNGINVEFGHGASRFEGNMKALKLSSDVTERKHLTFRDTFQGVSHFCTYPIFRKRIALFGLPWFFVGMASYGIHFSVKLVEFDIFMMSIIKEIVIIISIACLLPVYTKFKRTHVVPLFFLLGGILGILFLAFPARFLLVRVGLLVLTQGLIVADFCLLDTFTPEAFSTDTRNFVLALLDGVSKTGTLIAPFIVDLGGYWYASAPPAIFGIFMVLTSVWIKFLLPETKGTPLKQSISDLAA
- the LOC131878160 gene encoding organic anion transporter 3-like, with amino-acid sequence MADAPIEKSRDPLKISREEQNQHLEDILELSGGFGRFQVFQLVISLILSILCSCNHLGAIFVSFSPRFRCGNSSPVAPLDQNLTLDETFSSNCSDRCLTHEFDESTMVRTFVTDFDLVCDRLYLLPTLTGVYMAGIVVFNGAGGILSDHFGRRKVILFLGALHILSAFVTILVSSSYVGIMVLRFFVGGSIHASWSAFFVLASELTVERRRGVSGGVLNFGWNLGTIFLATVAFLLRDWHLLQWVFAGMSLVMVSYYFLVLESPRWLLRQGKFIEAENVYFRIAKANGVNDPTVLELMQQKLDMVRTVSESILIEQDQGFLKDGSFRSFLKQAQERIAELLRNQELVKRFALMSIPWFAIGMASYGIHFSAKLVAFDIFSLTIIKEATVIVTIGVLVAFYAEMRRTITLFLLCGLSGGFCIAFLFLDESLSLTRGIWLIVCQALITSNFFLLNTYTAEVFSTDVRNSVFSLIESFGKFGSLLAPFVVDLGGETHRGLPPAVFGMFLVLAAAVFLFMPETKSQPLTQGVEDLKDEKNSIAVLCSSRLRK
- the LOC131878165 gene encoding glutathione S-transferase 1-like, with translation MVVELHAMPASSPCRLVHMALEVMDVPYEYKTMNLMVGDHMTPEYLKLNPTHKVPIIKDGDFVLGESRAIVTYLASVYDKTGTLYPQDPKVRAVVDQRLYFDAGTMYTSFRECFYPKMFLGQDIPDSAFTKAREVLSWAQDMVKATGYAAGTTHMTLADLAFVATYSTAEATGAFDFSGFPVWDEYFAKMKKEIKNYDKGNGDNAKVFGNFYRSRVATKA